A window of Bacteroidota bacterium contains these coding sequences:
- a CDS encoding SDR family NAD(P)-dependent oxidoreductase codes for MSGKTIIITGADGALGRVVAALLLEKGYILRASAVNEKSLATLGSLFPDVINKTLFPMVADLSKEAEVEALVGNDTNIAGLVHLAGGYKPGKSVSDYSFEDYEFLFNLNALPTFLLLKHTVQILKKIMVAVS; via the coding sequence ATGTCAGGCAAAACGATAATAATTACAGGCGCCGATGGGGCTTTAGGCCGCGTGGTTGCAGCGCTACTGCTCGAAAAAGGGTACATTTTGAGGGCAAGTGCGGTAAATGAAAAAAGTCTCGCAACCCTTGGCAGTCTTTTCCCGGATGTCATCAACAAAACCTTATTTCCTATGGTAGCCGACCTGAGTAAAGAAGCCGAGGTGGAGGCACTGGTTGGAAATGATACCAATATTGCGGGACTGGTGCACCTTGCAGGCGGGTACAAACCGGGTAAATCGGTGAGCGACTATTCGTTTGAAGATTATGAGTTTTTATTTAACCTGAATGCCCTGCCTACATTTTTATTATTAAAGCATACTGTTCAAATTTTGAAAAAAATAATGGTGGCAGTATCATAA